The genomic stretch CGGCGTGTTTCACGTGTACCGCGAACGGGAGATTCGCCACTATCTAACCACCACCTATCATAAATCAAGCGCTCAAGCGCGCCTTCAACAATAGTGAAGACTGGCCGCAACATGAACGTGGAAAGGAACGAAGCGATGCCTGCGCCTGCCAAAATGAAACCACCTTCTCAACTACAAATCTGGCTTCGTGCAGTCCGCGTTCCTGCTTTGATCGGCACGATCATCCCCGTTCTGCTCGGCGGCGGTTTGGCTTTGATCGACCGTGGATTTGAAGGCTGGACGTTTTTAGCTGTGATGATCGCCGTGATGCTCGTCCAAGCGGGCAGCAATCTGTTTAACGACTACTTCGACTACCACAAAGGCGCAGATGATGAGACCTCGCTGACACAGGCCAATCCACTGCGCAAAGGCTGGTTGAAAGCTTCGCACGTCTATCTGGGCGGCTGGATCTGTTATCTGGCGGCCGCGCTGGTCGGCTACTATATCGTCTCGATCGGCGACTGGCTTATGCTCCTCTTCGGGGTGATCGGACTTCTTCTCGGGTATCTTTACACCGGAACGCGTTTCGCCCTCGCCTATCATGGGCTGGGGGAACTGAGCGTATTCATCGTGATGGGACCACTGATCGTGCTCGGCACGTATTACGCGATGGTCAAAATTCTCTACGGGCATGTCATCTTGAACGCATTGCCGTTCGGTCTGCTCGCCGCGGCCGTGGTGCACGCGAAAAATTTGCGCGACTTAGAGCATGACCGACAGATCGGCAAACGGACGCTGGCAACATTCCTCGGCGAGCGGAAAGCGAAGTGGGAGTTCTATCTCTTGCTTCTGCTCAGCTACTTGACGATGATCGGCATCTGGCTGCTCGGTTACACCCCGCTCTCCTCCCTGCTCGTCCTGATCACCTTGCCACTCGCGTGGAAGACGGTGACCATGGTGGCCAAGTCGAGCGACCCGATGGAGCTGAACATCGGGCTTGGGCTTGCCGTGCTGTTGCAATTGCTGTTTGGAATTTTGAACGTGTTTGGGATTTTCCTCTATTACTTTCTGCAACTTTAAAAGCCATCTTCCCGCCTATGGGAAGATGGCTTTTGTTAGTAAGAGAGCGACACTCGCCCCCAGCATGGCACCAAGCGTGACGTCTGAGGGGTAATGCAGGCCAACATAGACGCGGGAGAGTGCGAGGATGCCCGCCATGATGAGCATCACTGCCCCGACAATCGGAACGAGCCACCATACGGAGACAGCCAGTGCGAAGCCGCACGCCGAGTGGTTGCTGGGGAAAGAGGCGCTGGGACGGTGCTCCAACAGTGGTTTGAACCCTTCGGCAACAAAGGGGCGGGTTCGGAAGTACAGACGCCCGATCAGTTCATTGAGCCCACGGGTGAGCGTAGCGGCCAGAAGCGCCAACAGCACAGCTACGAGCTCCTGCTTCCCACCCTGTACGGCCACCACCCCCATCACGAGGAATAACCAAAGTGGGCCATATTTCGCAATATGCGTCATCGCGCGGTCCAGCAGCTGGGAGCGACCCACATAGCGGCGAATCGAACGCATCATCAGTTTGTCCATGTTACCCCCTGCATTTCAAAAGACCCTGCTCCGACTCGGAACAAGGTCTTTTGGTTTCCGTTGTTTATCTTTTCGCTTCAATATACCCGTAGTTGGACGCTGTGTCGATATGGAAATGGATGCTCGAAGCGCCCGGATACAGACCGTTCCAGCTGATGTCGCGCCCAGAGCGGCTCGTAGCGTCCGCTTTGGACATTCCAGCCACGATACGCATGAACTCTTCGTAGTATGCCAGGTTCTGCCCTTGTGGTGTGAAGCGTTCAAAACGCATGTTGATCGAAGTCGCCGTGTCACCGCTGAACGTCACTTCAACGATGGCAGCACCGCGCAGATAGACCAGTTTGTTGCCCGAACCGCCAAGCGGTTGGTTGAACTGGAAGAAATCCTGCACATTGGCTCGCGACGCGCCAAGCACCGATTTCAGTACCCCGCCTTCAAGCAGCGTCGCTTGAGCGGCTGGAGGTGTCTGTTCAGGCTCAGGAGCCGGAGTTGGTGTCGGCTGTGGAGTCGGGGTTGGCGTTGGTGTCGGCTTTGGAGTTGGGGTTGGCGTCGGCTGTGGAGTTGGCGTCGGTGTCGGTTTGGTGGGTGTCGGCGCCTGACCTGCATTGCCGGTCTTGCCATCCGTCTTCGGAGTGGTGCCTGCGTTGCTCGAGCCGCCCTGTTGCGGTTTGTAGGAGTCGAACGGATTAGGCGCGACTGCGACCGTCTTCCCGTTGGACACAGGTTTCGCTGTCTGTTGCAAAATGGGCTTCGGCGCGTTGTTTTCCTGCGATACTTTTTCCAAACTTGCGCCGCCATCAGACAGCAGTGCCAGATATTCTGGCGGAATTGGTTTGTTCTGTTTGATCAGATCGAGCACGATCACCAAGAAAGACAAGTCATCAGCCTGACTTTCTGCTGTGTCGTCACCAGAAGGAGCAGGTTTTACCACCGCTTCTCCTTTTTCCGTTTCAGAAGTCGCAGTCAGTTCTTTTGACTGGTGCTTCGCCTCTGCGTCTTCTTCCATCGCTTCGACTGTCGGCATGAAGATCTGAAGCAACAGCATGATGCTGCAAAGCAACACCGACGCAAACGAGAACATCGCCCACGTTTTGCCGTACTTCCCTTTGCCCAGCACGTTGCCGATCATCATCGCGATAGAGAACACAGCGATCACACCGAGAACGACTAAGCCAATGGTCAGCAACATGTGTTCACCACCTTTATCACCCATTTGCACTCATTCTTTTCTCCACATTTCGACATGTTCTAGTAAAAATCCTGTTTATCATTTGAATTCAATTTCCAAACATTTCTGTTTTGCACACAGGAACAGCTCGCCGCGCAACCAAAAAGAGGACTGCGCACGAAGCGAGTCCTCTAGTTCCAGTTCTGATCCTTTACTTGAGCGTTACAACTTTCGAGCCGCCTTGACCGACCAGTCGCTCCGCCGGATAGACGCGTCGCACTTGCAGGATGATGAGGCTGGCAACGACCGCTTTGGCCAGATCGCCCGGCCAGAACGGATAAAAACCTGCAATCATCGCCGACTGCCATGTGAGATCAGCGACGCTCTTCAGCCACGGCACACCTCCAAGATAGAGCACGAGGAAGCCGAAAACGAAGGTGACGAACAGCATTTGGATGTGGGCAAACACGCCACTGCCTGTGATACGCTTCGCAACCAAGCCAACCAAAAACGCTGCGACCGGATACATCACGATGAATCCTCCCGTCGGACCTGCCACCAAACCGATCCCGCCATTTCCATGCCACATCGGCAGACCAAACAGCGTCAAAACGACGACGAGCGCCATTGAGAAAAAGCCGTAAAAGGGTCCGAGCAACACTCCGGCAAACAGGATCGCCATGTTGCTGAGCGTGATCGGCACGGGCGAGAACCCGAGGTTGATATTGACGTAACTCAGCACGACCAGCAAGGCGGCGAACAAGGCGCTGAACACCACGCCGCGAACAGAAGATTGTACACCCATTGAAAAACCTCCAGATATTTGTTAACTTTGGTATGTCGATAAGATGACAATTCGCATTGTAGCACAGATCAATCTGCTGTGAAATGAAAAATTTGGAGGACCTATGAAACAACAACTGATCCTTTCTGACGTAAGCGTCGCCTTCGCCACGTCAAAAGGTGTCCATAGCGTTTTAGAAGATATCAACCTGACGATCGAGCAAGGTGAGTGGATCGCGATCATCGGGCAAAACGGCAGCGGCAAGAGCACCTTGGCGAAAGTGCTCTCCCGACTTTGCCCGATCTCGCGCGGCGAACTGAACGTCATTCCTGCACGCGTGCAGATGGTCTTTCAAAATCCAGAAGCGCAGATCGTCGGAGAAACGGTGTATGAGGACGTATGCTTCGGCATGGAAAACGCGGCTGTCCCCCCAGCGGAGATGCCGGAACGGGCACGAGTAGCTTTGGAAAAAGTTGGTTTGGCGCATTTGATCGACCAATCGGTCTCCACACTATCGGGCGGACAGAAACAGTTGCTCGGTATCGCTGGGTGCCTGGCGATGGAGGCTGAAATGATCGTCTTTGATGAGTGCACCGCGATGCTCGACCCGGCCTCGCGGGAGATGGTGCTTAGCGTGGCCAGAGATTTGCAGAGGCAGGGAAAGACGCTGATCTGGATCACGCAATGGATGGAGGAGCTGGCCGATGCTGATCGAGTTCTCGCGTTTTCGGAAGGCAAGACTCGATTTGATGGAACGGCCCAGGCGTTCTTTTACGACGGGATATGTCAAAGCTTAGGCTTTGTGCCGCCCTACGCGGTACAAGTGGCGCAGCACCTGCTGGGACAGGGCGTAGCACTGGCTGGGCGGCCGCTGACGGCGAGCGAATTGAGCGAAGCGGTAGGTGCCCTATGCCAATAAACGTGCAAGGAGTCAGACTGGGGAGCATCTTGGAGGACTTGTCTTTCACGCTGGAAGAAGGAACGATCACCCTATTGGTCGGCCAAACCGGGGCGGGAAAATCGAGTTTGCTCGACCTGCTGAGCGGTTTGAACCGCATGGATGCGGGGACGATCGAGTATGACGGCGTGCCGCTGTGGGCGGGGAAATCGGTGCAGGGAGAGGTGTTGCGAGACATCGGGGTAGTGTTTCAATTTCCTGAGCATCAGCTGTTTGCCCGGACCGTGCAGGCAGAATTTGAATATTCACTGAAGCCGCTCGGTTTGGCGAAGGCAGAGGTGCAAGCACGGACGCTGACAGCACTGCGCGAAGTCGGTCTGCCCGAGGAGATGACTGCGCAAAGCCCGCTTGCGCTCAGTGGCGGGCAAAAACGTCGCGTGGCGCTGGCTTCGACCTTTGCGACCGCTCCCAAGTGGCTGTTCCTCGATGAGCCGACCGCCGGACTCGACCCGCAGGCTGTGCAGCAGTTGCTCGCTTTTTTGCAGACCGTCAAAGACAAGACTGCAGGTGGCCTCATCATCGCCACACATGACCTCGACGCCTTCTTCCCACTCGCCGATCGCGTGTTGCTGTTAGACCGTGGCCGTCTTGCGGCCGATACCACTCCACAGGAGCTGTGTGCAAAGCCAGACCTGTTGCGTCAAGCGCGAGTCGGGCTTCCGAGCAGCGTAGCGCTGTCTGAAGCGTTCGCGACCATCGGGATCACGCTCACCTCCTCCCCGTCGTCTCCCCACGAGATGGCAGCTGAGATTGTCCAACAGTACGAAGCAAGCCAAAGTGCTAACCAGGTGGCGAGCAGCGCGGAGCGGCTCGCTCTGCCGAAGGATGCTCCAAGCGGGACAGATAAGACGCCTCGGCAAGCGGAGGTACGGGCACAGTCGGATAGCGAATCGGAGCATCGAAGCGAGCGTAAACACCCTCAAACAGGCGTTAGCGCGCTCCTGCCGACCCGTTTAGGAGCTGTGCTTCGTTCGCTTGACCCGCGCGCCAAGTGGGCTTTTTATCTGTTGGTATCGCTGGGGGTGCTGGTGCAGACCCGCTGGGTCGGGCTGGCGCTGGCGACACTCATCACGCTGGGCTGCATGTGGGTGGCCGAGATGTGGAAACGCGAAGTGTGGCGGATGACAAAACCATTTTTATACTTTATTGCTTTTTCGATCATGCTGTCCGGACTGAAAATTGGAGCTGGGGTGAGTTTTGAATGGTCGCAAGCCCTGCTTACGTTTCGTCAGCTCTTTAAGTTCCTGCTGTTGATGTTGCTCGGGATGTGGCTTTCGACGACGACCAGTCAACTCATGATGAAGCAGGGCTTAGAAACGGCGCTCGCACCGCTCAAAAAGCTCAAACTGCCCATCGAAGCATTTGCGCTCGCCACGTCGCTGATGCTGCGCTTTGTACCGGTGATCATGCAGGAACTGCGCCGCTTCTCCCGCATCACCAAAGCACGTGGAAAATCGGTCAAAGGCAAGTTGCGCCTGCGTGACATCGGAGCGGTGGTCGTGCCACTTTTGCTATCTGTGCTCCGCCTGGGAGAAGACCTCTCCATCGCGATGGAAGCTCGGGGCTATGCCAGATTTGGCACCCGGCGCACATCTGCGGTGCGGCTTCGTCTGGTCCGCAAGGATCGGGTGCTGCTGCTCATCGGTGCAATGTTGCTCGGCATATTTCTGGTCGCCCGTTAGCGATCCTCACAAAAGAGCCGTTCCTCATCAAGAGGAACGGCTCTTTTCTCAATCGGGCAACGTTTAGTTCACGTAACCTTCTTGCTCTACGATGGTGTTCGCCAGTTCGCGTTTGATCGCGATCGTGTTTTGCGGGGTGTAGCGGGTCAGCTTTTTCAAAATGGAAAGCTGGGTGCGCAGCATGTCGCCTTCTTCCATCGCCGCAAGCGTTTCGCGCGCCAGCAGTTCGATCTTGCCAAACGTGTCGTTGACAAACACTTTGGTCATGTCGATCTTGTGCTTCGCTTCGGCCTCGCCGCCTTTGTCGATCTGCTTCTTGGCGCGGAGCAGGCAGGATTCCATCGCGTAGATTTCGATCATCATGTCGGCCAAGTTGTGCAGAACTTCTTGCTGTTGATCCAAAACGGCTTGGTATTTTTGCACGCCGTAGCCGCCGATCATCAGGAAGATCTTCTTCGCTTTTTCGATCAGGTCGGTTTCAACTGCGAGCGGCTCGCTTTCATCGATCTGGGATGGCATCAGCATCATCAGCTCGCTTTGCAACGCTTGTGCGGCTTGCATAAGCGGCAGTTTGCCTTTCAGCGCGTTCTTCACCAGCGTCCCCGGAATCAACAGGCGGTTGACTTCGTTAGTGCCTTCGAAAATGCGGTTGATGCGGGAGTCGCGGTACATCGTCTCAATCGGGTATTCGTTGATAAAGCCGTAGCCGCCGTGGATTTGAACGCCTTCGTCAACGACGAAGTCGAACGCTTCCGAAGCAAATACTTTCGAGATCGAGCACTCGATCGCATATTCGGCAATCGCATCGGCAACCGCTTTGCCGGACGCTTGCTCACCGGACAGCGCCGTTTCGATCAGGCCGCCGATGCGGTAGATCATCGACTCGGTCGCATAGGTGCGGATGTTCATCTCTGCCAGTTTTTCACGGATCAACGGGAACTTCGCGATCGGCTGACCGAACTGCTTGCGCTCGTTGGCATACTTGGCGGACAGCTCGAGGGCATACTTGGAAGAACC from Tumebacillus algifaecis encodes the following:
- a CDS encoding ATP-binding cassette domain-containing protein — its product is MPINVQGVRLGSILEDLSFTLEEGTITLLVGQTGAGKSSLLDLLSGLNRMDAGTIEYDGVPLWAGKSVQGEVLRDIGVVFQFPEHQLFARTVQAEFEYSLKPLGLAKAEVQARTLTALREVGLPEEMTAQSPLALSGGQKRRVALASTFATAPKWLFLDEPTAGLDPQAVQQLLAFLQTVKDKTAGGLIIATHDLDAFFPLADRVLLLDRGRLAADTTPQELCAKPDLLRQARVGLPSSVALSEAFATIGITLTSSPSSPHEMAAEIVQQYEASQSANQVASSAERLALPKDAPSGTDKTPRQAEVRAQSDSESEHRSERKHPQTGVSALLPTRLGAVLRSLDPRAKWAFYLLVSLGVLVQTRWVGLALATLITLGCMWVAEMWKREVWRMTKPFLYFIAFSIMLSGLKIGAGVSFEWSQALLTFRQLFKFLLLMLLGMWLSTTTSQLMMKQGLETALAPLKKLKLPIEAFALATSLMLRFVPVIMQELRRFSRITKARGKSVKGKLRLRDIGAVVVPLLLSVLRLGEDLSIAMEARGYARFGTRRTSAVRLRLVRKDRVLLLIGAMLLGIFLVAR
- a CDS encoding biotin transporter BioY; its protein translation is MGVQSSVRGVVFSALFAALLVVLSYVNINLGFSPVPITLSNMAILFAGVLLGPFYGFFSMALVVVLTLFGLPMWHGNGGIGLVAGPTGGFIVMYPVAAFLVGLVAKRITGSGVFAHIQMLFVTFVFGFLVLYLGGVPWLKSVADLTWQSAMIAGFYPFWPGDLAKAVVASLIILQVRRVYPAERLVGQGGSKVVTLK
- a CDS encoding acyl-CoA dehydrogenase family protein; its protein translation is MSELKDIVRGGSFVITQTDAADVFTPEDFTDEQKMIAKMTSDFIEGEVVPHREQLEKLDIDLTVKLLKQAADLGLLAADIPEANEGLELDKISSTLITEHITRGGSFALSHGAHVGIGTLPIVFFGNEEQKAKYLPDLASGAKFAAYCLTEPGSGSDALGAKATAVLNSEGTHYILNGTKQFITNAGFADVFVVYAKVDGDKFSAFIVEKEYPGVSTGPEEKKMGIKASSTRPLILEDVAVPVENLLGEVGRGHVIAFNILNIGRYKLAAGCIGSSKYALELSAKYANERKQFGQPIAKFPLIREKLAEMNIRTYATESMIYRIGGLIETALSGEQASGKAVADAIAEYAIECSISKVFASEAFDFVVDEGVQIHGGYGFINEYPIETMYRDSRINRIFEGTNEVNRLLIPGTLVKNALKGKLPLMQAAQALQSELMMLMPSQIDESEPLAVETDLIEKAKKIFLMIGGYGVQKYQAVLDQQQEVLHNLADMMIEIYAMESCLLRAKKQIDKGGEAEAKHKIDMTKVFVNDTFGKIELLARETLAAMEEGDMLRTQLSILKKLTRYTPQNTIAIKRELANTIVEQEGYVN
- a CDS encoding ATP-binding cassette domain-containing protein gives rise to the protein MKQQLILSDVSVAFATSKGVHSVLEDINLTIEQGEWIAIIGQNGSGKSTLAKVLSRLCPISRGELNVIPARVQMVFQNPEAQIVGETVYEDVCFGMENAAVPPAEMPERARVALEKVGLAHLIDQSVSTLSGGQKQLLGIAGCLAMEAEMIVFDECTAMLDPASREMVLSVARDLQRQGKTLIWITQWMEELADADRVLAFSEGKTRFDGTAQAFFYDGICQSLGFVPPYAVQVAQHLLGQGVALAGRPLTASELSEAVGALCQ
- the menA gene encoding 1,4-dihydroxy-2-naphthoate octaprenyltransferase, translated to MNVERNEAMPAPAKMKPPSQLQIWLRAVRVPALIGTIIPVLLGGGLALIDRGFEGWTFLAVMIAVMLVQAGSNLFNDYFDYHKGADDETSLTQANPLRKGWLKASHVYLGGWICYLAAALVGYYIVSIGDWLMLLFGVIGLLLGYLYTGTRFALAYHGLGELSVFIVMGPLIVLGTYYAMVKILYGHVILNALPFGLLAAAVVHAKNLRDLEHDRQIGKRTLATFLGERKAKWEFYLLLLLSYLTMIGIWLLGYTPLSSLLVLITLPLAWKTVTMVAKSSDPMELNIGLGLAVLLQLLFGILNVFGIFLYYFLQL
- a CDS encoding phosphatase PAP2 family protein, which codes for MMRSIRRYVGRSQLLDRAMTHIAKYGPLWLFLVMGVVAVQGGKQELVAVLLALLAATLTRGLNELIGRLYFRTRPFVAEGFKPLLEHRPSASFPSNHSACGFALAVSVWWLVPIVGAVMLIMAGILALSRVYVGLHYPSDVTLGAMLGASVALLLTKAIFP